A genomic segment from Propionispora vibrioides encodes:
- a CDS encoding glutathione peroxidase, with the protein MNIYDFQVKNMDGKTVSLADFKGKVLLIVNTASKCGFTPQYEELQALYNDYAGQGLEILGFPSNQFAEQEPGSNEEVRQFCQLTYGVSFPLFEKTEVRGKNAHPLFVYLTEQAPFRGFDSGHPIAGKLEEVLKERFPELLEGDGIKWNFTKFLVNREGKVVGRYEPTTSPSAMKPDIEKLL; encoded by the coding sequence ATGAATATTTATGATTTTCAAGTCAAGAACATGGATGGCAAAACCGTTTCGTTGGCAGATTTTAAAGGCAAAGTGCTGCTGATTGTGAATACTGCCAGCAAGTGCGGTTTTACTCCTCAGTACGAGGAACTGCAAGCACTCTATAATGACTATGCTGGTCAGGGCCTGGAGATTCTTGGTTTTCCCAGCAACCAATTCGCGGAGCAGGAACCGGGCAGCAATGAGGAGGTACGGCAATTCTGCCAGCTTACTTATGGAGTTAGCTTCCCCCTGTTTGAGAAAACAGAAGTCCGCGGCAAAAATGCCCATCCCTTGTTTGTCTATCTGACGGAGCAGGCCCCCTTCCGGGGATTTGATTCGGGGCATCCGATCGCCGGTAAACTGGAAGAGGTACTAAAGGAGCGTTTTCCGGAATTGTTGGAAGGCGACGGCATCAAATGGAATTTTACCAAGTTTCTCGTTAACCGGGAAGGAAAGGTCGTAGGGCGCTACGAACCTACGACCTCCCCGTCGGCTATGAAACCGGATATTGAAAAACTGCTGTAA
- a CDS encoding TetR/AcrR family transcriptional regulator — protein MPRTPQDPKIRVDEILDTAEPLFAANGYRQTTVQDITNKMGVAKGMIYYYFKSKEEILEAVINRQISILLTDMQNMACSNLIPPPQKLELMINSMYHTAQYKDGLLLDFLYDEKHLHIKNKIIRQSALLLKPWLLKVIEDGVEKGCFQASHPPIALNFIMSTLHCITDALCEKTPDEQMACHLKIAGSLIEKILALPEATLHLSLK, from the coding sequence ATGCCCCGAACTCCCCAGGACCCCAAAATCCGGGTCGATGAAATTTTAGATACGGCCGAACCTTTATTTGCGGCAAATGGCTACCGCCAAACAACAGTCCAGGATATCACCAACAAAATGGGCGTTGCCAAGGGAATGATCTATTATTACTTTAAATCGAAGGAAGAAATACTGGAAGCAGTGATCAACCGTCAAATCTCCATCCTGCTGACAGATATGCAGAATATGGCCTGCTCCAATCTTATCCCGCCGCCCCAAAAGCTTGAATTGATGATAAATTCCATGTATCATACAGCGCAATACAAAGATGGCTTGCTCCTGGATTTTTTATATGATGAGAAACATTTGCATATCAAAAATAAAATTATCCGCCAAAGTGCGCTCTTACTTAAACCATGGCTTTTAAAAGTAATTGAAGATGGAGTTGAAAAGGGCTGTTTCCAGGCTTCTCACCCCCCTATCGCCCTCAATTTTATCATGTCGACCCTGCACTGTATTACGGACGCATTATGCGAGAAAACACCGGACGAACAAATGGCCTGCCATCTAAAAATAGCGGGATCTCTCATTGAAAAAATATTGGCATTGCCCGAAGCAACTTTGCACTTGTCGCTTAAATAA
- a CDS encoding glycogen/starch/alpha-glucan phosphorylase — MLTKEECKAALQKRILALAGTSLDEASAADKYAALASLIRDYIGQRWVDTTRYYDDQKQKQVYYFSIEFLPGRLLDTNLRNLGLREVWCEALAELGIDYTELANAERDAGLGNGGLGRLAACFLDSLASLGLPGHGCGIRYTYGLFEQSIIDGVQVEKPDTWLSDLDIWEYRKAGKAVTVEFGPPLGTVKAVPYDIPVIGFDNRTVNTLRLWSAELRDGLNVNYSSLTPGDIRKLLEYKNWVEAISQILYPDDRYEEGRHLRLVQEYFLVSAGLKSIIRHIKRKQGSNLSYLANQIAIHINDTHPALAIPELMRILMDEEGMGWDEAWDITTHTISYTNHTVLPEALEKWPVDQLRSLLPRIYEIIHEINERFCAELWKRYPGEWDRIAAMAVIADGFVKMAHLAVAGSHSVNGVAELHSRILQDDLLHLFYQHTPQKFNNKTNGITHRRWLLSANPGLAGLITDTIGPAWLQRPTELERLLPFAASTAFQQKLTAVKQDRKEALAKFIFDNYHITLDTHSLFDVQVKRIHAYKRQLLNALRIMELYQRLKADPGLDILPRTFIFAGKAAPGYYLAKKVIQLIVTLSKQINNDPAIQDKLKIVFLENYNVSLAELIIPAADISEQISTAGKEASGTSNMKFMMNGAITIGTLDGANVEIREAVGDENIVIFGLTAEEATACYQTGQCDPMIIYNQDERVRNCVNQLIDGSLPVIGDEFKPLYEYLLHPNGAFLELQDFAAYLDAQAKIDRLFRNKHARWQMAIKNIAHSGRFSSDRTVKEYADAIWHIRPAEIPQR, encoded by the coding sequence GTGTTAACCAAAGAGGAGTGCAAGGCTGCCCTGCAAAAAAGAATATTAGCGCTGGCAGGTACGAGTCTGGATGAGGCCTCGGCCGCTGACAAATACGCCGCGCTGGCCAGCCTGATCCGCGATTACATCGGTCAGCGCTGGGTGGATACCACCCGTTACTATGACGACCAAAAGCAAAAACAGGTGTACTATTTCTCCATTGAATTTTTACCGGGTCGCTTACTGGACACCAATCTGCGCAATCTCGGCCTTAGGGAGGTTTGGTGCGAGGCCCTTGCCGAACTCGGCATCGACTACACCGAACTGGCAAACGCCGAACGGGACGCCGGTCTCGGTAACGGCGGACTGGGACGGCTGGCAGCCTGCTTTCTGGATTCCCTGGCATCGCTCGGCCTGCCCGGTCACGGTTGCGGTATCCGCTATACCTACGGCCTGTTTGAACAGTCCATTATCGACGGCGTACAAGTGGAAAAACCGGACACCTGGCTAAGCGATCTGGATATCTGGGAATACCGCAAAGCCGGCAAAGCCGTTACGGTAGAATTCGGGCCGCCGCTGGGCACAGTTAAGGCCGTACCCTACGATATCCCGGTTATCGGCTTTGACAACCGGACTGTCAACACCCTGCGTCTGTGGAGCGCCGAACTGCGTGACGGCTTAAATGTCAATTATTCCAGCCTCACACCGGGTGACATCCGCAAACTGTTGGAATATAAGAACTGGGTGGAGGCTATTTCACAAATTCTGTATCCTGACGACCGTTATGAAGAAGGCCGCCATTTGCGCCTCGTCCAGGAGTACTTCCTGGTTTCGGCCGGACTCAAAAGCATTATCCGCCATATTAAGCGCAAGCAGGGTTCCAATCTGTCCTATCTGGCCAACCAGATTGCCATCCATATCAATGACACCCATCCGGCGCTTGCTATTCCCGAACTCATGCGCATTCTCATGGATGAGGAAGGCATGGGCTGGGACGAAGCGTGGGACATCACCACCCATACCATCTCCTACACCAATCACACCGTCCTGCCGGAAGCACTGGAAAAATGGCCGGTCGATCAGTTGCGGAGCCTGCTGCCCCGTATCTATGAAATCATTCACGAAATAAATGAACGGTTCTGCGCCGAACTGTGGAAGCGCTATCCCGGCGAATGGGACCGCATTGCCGCCATGGCCGTCATTGCCGACGGTTTTGTCAAGATGGCCCATCTGGCAGTAGCCGGCAGTCACAGCGTCAACGGCGTGGCCGAGCTGCACAGCCGGATTCTCCAGGACGATCTCCTGCACCTGTTTTATCAGCATACGCCGCAAAAATTCAACAACAAAACCAACGGCATTACCCATCGCCGCTGGCTGCTTTCCGCCAATCCCGGCTTAGCCGGCTTAATTACCGATACCATCGGCCCCGCCTGGCTGCAGCGGCCCACTGAGTTGGAAAGGCTGCTGCCCTTTGCCGCCAGTACGGCTTTCCAGCAAAAGCTGACGGCCGTAAAACAGGACCGGAAAGAAGCCCTGGCCAAATTTATTTTTGACAACTATCACATTACCCTTGATACCCATTCACTGTTCGATGTACAGGTCAAGCGCATTCATGCCTATAAACGCCAGCTCCTGAACGCGCTGCGGATCATGGAGCTTTATCAGCGGCTAAAAGCCGATCCCGGGCTGGACATTCTGCCCCGTACCTTTATCTTCGCCGGCAAAGCGGCGCCCGGCTATTACCTGGCGAAAAAAGTAATCCAGCTTATTGTCACTCTGTCCAAACAAATCAACAACGATCCCGCCATCCAGGATAAGCTCAAAATCGTATTTTTAGAAAACTATAATGTATCGTTAGCGGAACTAATTATTCCCGCCGCCGATATCAGTGAGCAGATTTCCACTGCCGGCAAAGAAGCCTCCGGCACCAGCAATATGAAATTCATGATGAACGGCGCCATCACGATCGGTACTTTAGACGGCGCCAATGTGGAAATCCGCGAGGCTGTAGGCGATGAGAATATTGTCATTTTCGGCCTCACGGCCGAAGAAGCAACCGCCTGCTACCAGACCGGCCAGTGCGACCCAATGATCATCTACAATCAGGATGAACGGGTAAGAAATTGCGTCAACCAATTGATCGACGGCAGCCTCCCCGTTATCGGCGATGAATTCAAACCGCTTTATGAGTATTTGCTGCATCCCAACGGTGCTTTTCTGGAGCTGCAGGACTTTGCCGCCTACCTGGACGCCCAGGCCAAAATCGACCGGTTGTTCCGGAACAAACACGCCCGCTGGCAAATGGCCATCAAGAATATTGCTCATTCCGGCCGCTTTTCCAGCGACCGTACCGTCAAAGAATATGCCGATGCCATCTGGCATATCCGGCCGGCTGAAATCCCGCAACGGTAG
- a CDS encoding DUF5107 domain-containing protein — protein MQKDCNVEIREEWVEIPTYPVGKPDKNPMFLEKRVYQGSSGKVYPYPVIDKIYDEITTKRYKAVFLENQYLQIMVLPELGGRIQRALDKTNGYDFVYYNRVIKPALVGLAGPWISGGIEFNWPQHHRPNTFGPVEYEIRENNDGSKTLWVSEIDRMYGTKGMAGFTLYPGKAFLEITGQLYNRTNQPQTFLWWANPAVAVNEHTQSVFPPDVHAVFDHGKRDVSKFPIATGVYYKMDYSAGVDISWYKNIPVPTSYMAQHSDYDFIGGYDHSAKAGILHVANHHISPGKKQWTWGCGDFGKAWDRNLTDGDGPYVELMTGVFTDNQPDFSWLQPNEEKTFTQYFMPYKEIGVVKNANTRAAVSLELKDGKAFVGVYATACYPAALIELSGAKLYLSCRADLSPAQAFTAVVDIAGETEQGLRLRVMAGEHTELIAYRPEQEGLQPPPAAARAIPANPRSLPNTEALYLAGLHLEQYRHATYEPDRYYREGLSRDPEDLRLNNAYGALLLRRGQFAASEKYFRAAVKTATRHNPNPYDGEPYYHLGLALRYQGKLKEAYAAFYKSAWNAAWQDAGYYALAQLDCINGDYETALAHVERSLVRNYHSCRARLLKTAVLRILNRREAAERLAQETIELDPLDFGAYYESYLLAGGSGDEKKAAALDGKLTAILGDREHNYLALAADYAAAGFLTEAVQVLVRLTGQERDEREISPMIYYYLGYYYEQLQSPQAADYYKLAENASPDYCFPNRLEDIAVLQAAGKALPAAARAAYYLGNLWYDKRQPDQAIACWEESAASESSFATVHRNLALAYYNKRHDAARAQAALETAFSLNPADARVFLELDQLYKKLNRPWQARLALYREHQDLLQQRDDLYIEYVTLLNLSGDFEEAQQLLGVRQFHPWEGGEGKVTRQYVYAQVEIAKSSIGRQEFAEAVKHLEQALAYTENLGEGKLAGAQENDIYYYLGFAYRAMGLDAKAEACYQQASWGLEEPASAMFYNDQPPETIFYQGLALLALGNDKQAKSRFNKLINYGEAHLYDEVAIDYFAVSLPDFLIFDEDLNKKNQIHCRYLLGLGYLGLGQAAPAKEQLTMARALEVSHQGVHTHLKMLALLAQ, from the coding sequence ATGCAAAAGGATTGCAACGTAGAGATCCGGGAGGAATGGGTGGAGATTCCTACCTATCCGGTGGGGAAACCGGATAAGAATCCGATGTTTCTGGAAAAACGGGTATACCAGGGCAGTTCGGGAAAAGTGTATCCTTATCCGGTGATTGATAAAATATATGACGAAATAACGACTAAGCGGTACAAGGCAGTTTTTTTGGAAAACCAGTATTTGCAGATTATGGTGCTGCCGGAACTGGGCGGTAGGATACAACGGGCGCTGGATAAAACCAACGGTTACGATTTTGTCTACTACAACCGGGTGATTAAGCCGGCACTGGTGGGGCTGGCCGGCCCCTGGATTTCCGGTGGTATTGAATTTAATTGGCCGCAGCATCACCGGCCCAATACGTTTGGACCGGTAGAATATGAGATCAGGGAGAATAATGACGGCAGCAAGACGCTGTGGGTCAGTGAAATCGACCGGATGTACGGTACCAAGGGGATGGCCGGTTTTACCCTTTATCCCGGCAAGGCATTCCTGGAGATTACCGGCCAGTTGTACAACCGCACGAATCAGCCGCAGACCTTCCTCTGGTGGGCGAACCCGGCGGTGGCGGTCAACGAGCATACTCAGTCGGTTTTTCCACCCGATGTGCACGCTGTTTTTGATCACGGAAAACGGGATGTTTCCAAATTTCCGATTGCCACCGGCGTGTATTACAAAATGGATTATTCGGCCGGCGTGGATATCTCCTGGTACAAAAATATTCCGGTCCCCACCTCCTATATGGCACAGCATTCGGACTATGATTTTATCGGAGGCTATGACCATTCGGCAAAAGCGGGCATTCTACATGTGGCCAACCATCATATTTCACCGGGCAAGAAGCAGTGGACCTGGGGCTGCGGTGATTTCGGCAAAGCCTGGGACCGCAACCTGACAGATGGGGATGGCCCGTATGTGGAATTGATGACCGGGGTGTTCACCGACAATCAGCCTGATTTTAGCTGGCTGCAGCCTAACGAAGAAAAAACGTTTACACAGTACTTTATGCCTTACAAGGAAATTGGGGTTGTCAAAAACGCCAATACCCGGGCGGCTGTCAGTCTGGAGTTAAAGGACGGTAAGGCTTTTGTGGGAGTATATGCCACGGCCTGTTATCCGGCTGCACTGATTGAACTGAGCGGGGCGAAGCTATATTTGTCCTGCCGGGCCGATTTGTCGCCGGCCCAAGCCTTTACGGCAGTGGTCGACATAGCGGGAGAAACGGAACAGGGACTGCGGCTGCGCGTCATGGCCGGCGAGCATACGGAACTGATCGCCTATCGCCCGGAGCAGGAAGGTTTACAGCCACCGCCGGCTGCGGCCAGGGCCATACCGGCCAATCCCCGGAGTTTGCCGAACACGGAAGCCTTATACCTTGCCGGCTTGCATCTGGAACAATACCGGCATGCCACGTATGAACCGGACAGGTATTACCGGGAAGGCTTGTCGCGTGACCCGGAGGACCTGCGGCTTAACAATGCCTATGGCGCTTTATTGCTGCGCCGGGGCCAGTTCGCGGCAAGTGAGAAGTATTTCCGGGCGGCTGTTAAAACGGCTACGCGGCATAACCCCAATCCCTATGACGGTGAGCCTTACTATCATCTGGGCCTGGCTTTACGGTATCAGGGCAAGCTGAAGGAAGCCTATGCCGCCTTTTATAAGTCGGCATGGAATGCCGCCTGGCAGGATGCAGGGTATTATGCGCTGGCACAGCTTGATTGTATCAACGGGGACTATGAAACCGCGCTGGCCCATGTGGAGCGTTCGCTGGTGCGCAATTACCACAGTTGCCGGGCCCGCCTGTTGAAAACCGCGGTGTTGCGGATCTTAAACCGCCGGGAAGCGGCGGAGAGGTTGGCCCAGGAGACGATAGAGCTTGATCCGCTGGATTTTGGCGCCTATTATGAGAGCTATTTACTGGCCGGCGGCAGCGGGGATGAAAAAAAAGCCGCCGCTCTGGATGGAAAGCTGACAGCTATACTGGGGGACCGCGAGCATAACTATCTGGCTCTGGCGGCGGATTACGCGGCGGCAGGTTTCCTGACAGAAGCGGTGCAGGTACTGGTGCGTCTGACCGGGCAAGAGCGGGATGAACGTGAAATTTCACCGATGATATATTACTATTTGGGATATTATTATGAGCAATTGCAGTCACCGCAGGCGGCAGATTACTATAAGCTGGCAGAAAACGCCAGTCCCGATTATTGTTTCCCTAACCGTCTGGAGGATATTGCCGTGCTGCAGGCCGCCGGTAAAGCTCTGCCGGCGGCTGCCAGAGCGGCCTATTATCTGGGCAATCTGTGGTACGACAAAAGACAACCGGATCAGGCGATTGCCTGCTGGGAGGAGTCTGCAGCGAGCGAGTCGTCCTTTGCCACGGTTCACCGGAACCTGGCGCTGGCCTATTATAATAAACGGCACGATGCGGCCCGGGCTCAGGCGGCGCTGGAAACGGCGTTTTCGCTTAATCCCGCTGATGCCCGGGTGTTTCTGGAGCTTGACCAACTGTACAAAAAGCTCAACAGACCCTGGCAGGCGCGGCTGGCTCTATACCGGGAGCATCAGGATTTGCTCCAACAGCGGGATGATCTGTATATTGAATATGTTACGCTGCTCAATTTATCCGGTGACTTTGAAGAAGCGCAGCAGTTATTAGGCGTCAGGCAGTTCCACCCCTGGGAGGGCGGCGAGGGCAAGGTGACCCGGCAGTATGTGTATGCCCAGGTGGAAATAGCCAAGAGCAGCATCGGCCGGCAGGAGTTTGCCGAAGCGGTCAAGCATCTGGAACAAGCGCTTGCCTATACGGAAAACCTGGGTGAAGGCAAGCTGGCCGGAGCGCAGGAAAACGATATTTATTACTATCTGGGGTTCGCCTACCGGGCGATGGGGCTTGACGCCAAGGCCGAAGCCTGTTATCAACAGGCCTCCTGGGGCTTGGAGGAACCGGCCAGCGCCATGTTCTACAACGATCAGCCACCGGAGACCATTTTTTATCAGGGGCTGGCCTTGCTGGCACTGGGGAACGATAAACAGGCCAAAAGCCGGTTCAACAAGCTGATTAACTATGGTGAAGCCCATTTGTATGATGAAGTGGCGATTGACTATTTTGCCGTGTCTTTACCGGATTTTCTGATCTTTGATGAAGATCTGAATAAGAAGAACCAAATACACTGCCGTTATTTGCTGGGATTGGGCTACCTGGGGCTGGGGCAGGCCGCGCCGGCCAAGGAGCAGTTGACTATGGCCCGGGCACTGGAAGTCAGTCATCAGGGCGTGCACACACATTTGAAGATGCTGGCGCTGCTTGCCCAATAA
- a CDS encoding AraC family transcriptional regulator, with amino-acid sequence MHVIEKGVLDHSQAYFYTPSQLAKSILFYVICAGHFYCDSNYHLKRQSYNSFLLMYIRAGEGTVWFDDKVVTARAGDIVLLNCYRPHAYSTDGWETLWCHIDGNICTEYFNLIYNRSGCVLPLHGSPLIPDYLEDIFKLLQSGQILNEHLVSCQIQRLLAELYGVASQYPTGSTDQDHPMIKAITYIKANYSSKISLNDLADHLCISVYYFSRLFKKTTGYSPYEYVTMVRLNRAKDLLKTTGLSVKEIAFTTGFNSEANFITCFKQHTKNTPTEFRKVPF; translated from the coding sequence ATGCACGTCATTGAAAAGGGAGTATTAGACCACTCCCAAGCCTATTTTTACACTCCCAGCCAATTGGCCAAGTCCATTCTTTTCTATGTGATTTGCGCCGGACACTTTTATTGCGACAGTAATTATCACCTCAAGCGCCAGTCTTACAACAGCTTTTTACTTATGTATATCCGTGCCGGCGAGGGGACGGTCTGGTTTGATGATAAAGTGGTCACCGCCAGAGCGGGCGATATCGTGCTGCTCAACTGCTACCGCCCGCACGCCTATAGCACTGACGGCTGGGAAACCCTGTGGTGCCACATCGACGGCAATATCTGCACCGAATATTTTAACCTGATCTATAATCGCTCGGGCTGCGTCCTGCCGCTGCACGGTTCGCCGCTGATCCCGGACTATCTGGAGGATATTTTCAAGCTGCTGCAAAGCGGCCAGATATTAAATGAACATCTGGTTTCCTGTCAGATTCAGCGCCTGCTGGCCGAACTCTACGGTGTAGCCTCCCAATATCCTACCGGCAGCACCGATCAGGACCACCCGATGATCAAGGCAATCACCTATATCAAAGCCAATTATTCTTCGAAAATTTCCCTGAACGATTTAGCCGACCATCTTTGCATAAGCGTCTACTATTTTAGCCGGCTATTCAAAAAAACCACCGGCTATTCACCCTACGAATATGTCACCATGGTCCGCCTTAACCGCGCCAAGGATCTCTTAAAAACCACCGGTTTGTCCGTTAAGGAAATCGCCTTTACCACCGGCTTCAACAGCGAGGCTAACTTTATTACCTGCTTCAAACAGCACACCAAAAATACTCCGACCGAATTTCGCAAGGTCCCCTTTTAG
- a CDS encoding DUF5107 domain-containing protein produces the protein MIDKIRFKQMDALRLENEWLRVVVIPALGGKVASMYKKDKQFELLFQHKEEAYQKPGKYAAFAEYDAAGFDDAFPSIDAGKVWVGQQELEYPDHGEIWTADFSYVIEGDDRVSLTYQSPAFGYRYQKQLTLQDKTLRLHYHITNHGEAMFPCIWAMHCLLRCEEDMELEFPPGTQTVLNVQDSASLGPAGQLHSYPVTRNRDGRQYRLDRVLPATSGTTKKYYTCGRVAEGRCGVYYPSQQVRYQVVFDKEKLPYVGFWVTEGGFRGDYNCALEPANGYYDAIDIAKRNQALYCLAPGETLSFELAMKLD, from the coding sequence ATGATCGACAAAATACGGTTTAAGCAGATGGACGCGCTGCGGCTGGAAAATGAATGGCTGCGGGTTGTTGTCATCCCGGCCTTAGGCGGTAAAGTAGCGTCGATGTATAAAAAAGATAAACAGTTTGAACTGCTTTTTCAGCATAAGGAGGAGGCTTACCAAAAGCCCGGCAAGTACGCGGCGTTTGCCGAGTATGACGCCGCCGGCTTTGACGATGCCTTTCCTTCGATTGACGCAGGCAAAGTATGGGTAGGGCAGCAGGAACTGGAGTATCCGGATCACGGTGAAATATGGACCGCCGATTTTTCGTATGTTATCGAAGGCGATGATCGCGTAAGCCTGACCTATCAAAGCCCGGCTTTTGGTTACCGGTATCAGAAGCAACTGACTTTACAGGATAAGACACTGCGGCTTCACTATCATATCACCAATCACGGGGAAGCGATGTTTCCCTGTATTTGGGCGATGCATTGCCTGCTGCGCTGTGAAGAGGATATGGAGCTTGAGTTTCCGCCGGGAACGCAAACGGTGCTGAATGTCCAGGACAGTGCGAGCTTAGGTCCTGCCGGGCAGCTTCATTCCTATCCGGTCACACGGAACCGTGACGGCAGGCAATACCGGCTGGACCGGGTATTGCCCGCAACGAGCGGCACCACGAAAAAATACTATACCTGCGGACGGGTCGCCGAAGGGCGGTGCGGGGTGTACTATCCGTCGCAGCAGGTGCGGTATCAGGTTGTATTTGATAAAGAAAAACTCCCTTATGTCGGTTTCTGGGTAACCGAGGGAGGCTTTCGCGGTGATTATAATTGTGCGCTGGAACCGGCTAACGGGTATTACGACGCCATTGACATCGCCAAACGGAATCAGGCGTTGTATTGCCTGGCGCCGGGCGAAACCCTGTCGTTTGAACTGGCCATGAAATTGGACTGA
- a CDS encoding arabinose ABC transporter substrate-binding protein, with product MKFKKQMAVLLGTLLVSTLLWGCGSGTSDQGKSAGGDKKKLVIAGIYKAGDQVWFIDEGKAAEKAAKEMGASDFLFIDAKMNPDTYLQAIDNVIAQKVDGVVTCIPDQKLSKVTVEKLKQAGIPVVAADDALQDESGKKLAPWVGINAYKIGQVNGEWMANYAKTNGFDKDNQAGLLILTMDTVSSCVPRTQGEEEKFKELLPGFSGDRIFKADYNGETDKGFNGAAAIFTAHPEIKKWMVMTANEEGAVGAVRALEQAGLDKSSCVIGLGGYLAKDEFKKEYSAMKAATYFSSDAVGGTSVKVLMNYILKKEEMPMETAVDAAIVTKDNYKQIMGKNAE from the coding sequence ATGAAATTTAAAAAACAGATGGCTGTATTGCTGGGAACTTTACTGGTGAGTACTTTGCTGTGGGGGTGCGGCTCAGGCACGAGTGATCAGGGGAAAAGTGCCGGCGGCGACAAGAAGAAGCTGGTGATTGCCGGTATTTATAAAGCCGGTGATCAGGTCTGGTTTATCGATGAAGGCAAAGCGGCGGAAAAAGCGGCAAAAGAAATGGGAGCTTCCGATTTTCTGTTCATTGATGCCAAGATGAATCCCGATACCTATTTGCAAGCGATTGATAATGTAATCGCTCAGAAGGTGGATGGGGTGGTTACCTGTATTCCGGATCAGAAGCTTTCCAAAGTGACGGTGGAAAAATTAAAACAAGCCGGCATTCCTGTTGTAGCGGCCGATGATGCGCTGCAGGATGAAAGTGGCAAGAAGCTGGCGCCCTGGGTGGGCATCAACGCTTACAAGATTGGTCAGGTCAACGGGGAATGGATGGCCAATTATGCGAAAACCAATGGTTTTGACAAAGACAATCAGGCAGGTCTGTTAATCCTGACGATGGATACAGTGTCCAGTTGCGTGCCGCGGACGCAGGGGGAAGAGGAGAAGTTTAAAGAACTGTTGCCCGGGTTTAGCGGTGACCGGATCTTTAAAGCGGACTATAACGGGGAAACGGATAAAGGCTTCAACGGGGCGGCGGCTATCTTTACCGCTCATCCGGAAATCAAGAAATGGATGGTTATGACGGCCAATGAAGAAGGCGCGGTTGGAGCGGTTCGGGCGCTCGAACAGGCCGGCCTGGACAAGAGCTCCTGTGTAATCGGCTTGGGTGGCTATCTGGCGAAAGACGAGTTTAAGAAGGAATATTCGGCGATGAAAGCGGCTACCTATTTCTCATCCGATGCGGTGGGCGGCACTTCGGTAAAAGTGCTGATGAATTACATACTGAAAAAAGAGGAAATGCCGATGGAAACCGCTGTGGATGCAGCCATTGTGACTAAGGATAATTATAAGCAGATTATGGGGAAAAACGCGGAATAG
- a CDS encoding ABC transporter permease — MLKWDHITQKIETDKLGLIVALVALVIIFSFFNSNYLSSANLINILVAASLPGLVAIGETYLIIAGLCDLSTGSVAAFASVLAAVLMQKGLSFFPMLLVVIGAGILVGYINAWAVNKIKLESFIATLATMSIFRGFAYIICDGKPVYIMDSTFIDFGKERMLGLPIPVIILLLAFLLFGIILAKTRFGRSVYVVGGSKNAARLAGLDPERITNVLFMLTGALSALGGIILGARMSSGQPAASVGLEFDAITAAVLGGTAFTGGVGTIFGTVLGVLILQGFNTGLIMLNVPVFWQFVARGMLLFIALAFDFLRKKNREKKLLEQSMALLEQKEPPVKTTPA; from the coding sequence ATGCTTAAATGGGACCATATCACGCAAAAAATCGAAACAGACAAACTTGGCCTGATCGTTGCTTTAGTGGCCCTTGTCATTATATTTTCATTCTTCAACAGCAATTATCTCAGCAGCGCTAATCTGATCAATATCTTAGTAGCCGCTTCGCTGCCGGGGCTGGTGGCCATCGGGGAAACCTATCTGATTATTGCCGGTTTATGTGATTTGTCTACCGGGTCGGTGGCGGCGTTTGCCAGTGTGCTGGCGGCGGTATTGATGCAGAAGGGACTGAGCTTCTTTCCCATGCTGCTGGTGGTCATTGGCGCAGGTATCCTGGTTGGCTATATCAATGCCTGGGCTGTTAATAAGATCAAGCTGGAGTCCTTTATTGCCACCCTGGCCACCATGTCGATCTTCCGGGGCTTTGCTTACATTATTTGCGACGGCAAACCGGTTTATATCATGGACAGCACTTTCATTGATTTTGGCAAGGAGCGCATGCTGGGCCTGCCGATTCCGGTCATTATCCTTTTGCTGGCCTTTCTGTTATTTGGTATTATTCTGGCCAAAACCCGGTTCGGGCGCAGTGTCTATGTGGTGGGCGGCAGCAAAAACGCGGCCCGCCTGGCAGGTTTGGACCCGGAGCGGATTACCAATGTGCTGTTTATGCTGACAGGCGCCTTGTCGGCCCTTGGCGGGATTATTCTGGGAGCCAGAATGAGTTCGGGACAGCCTGCGGCCAGTGTGGGGCTGGAGTTTGACGCAATTACGGCTGCCGTTCTGGGCGGCACGGCCTTCACCGGTGGTGTGGGGACTATCTTCGGCACCGTGCTCGGGGTGTTGATCCTTCAGGGCTTTAATACCGGGCTGATTATGTTGAACGTTCCTGTCTTTTGGCAATTTGTCGCCCGGGGCATGCTGCTGTTCATTGCGCTGGCCTTTGACTTCCTGCGTAAGAAAAACCGGGAAAAGAAGCTGCTGGAGCAGAGTATGGCCCTGCTGGAGCAGAAGGAACCGCCGGTGAAAACAACTCCGGCCTAA